In Symmachiella dynata, the following are encoded in one genomic region:
- a CDS encoding ABC transporter permease: MFKFAPYLFKTLWRHRVRTLLTVSGSAVALFVFCFVLSVQQGLERLTHQDNSVLVVFQANKFCPATSHLPQDYDRIIEEMPGVRDVLPIQVFTNNCRASLDVVVFYGTEVEKIRRLRNFELVTGSWTDFEGHQDAAIVGRALATRRGISVGEKFSIGDVTVAVAGIYTSDNRAEEDYVYCHLDFLQRTHGLDLVGTVTQQEVWLDNSADPDQTAVAIDAQLKSGQIETDTRTKGAFQSSSIADLVHLIDLSHYLGWACLLLMAVLLGTTTIMTVEDRIGEHAVLQTLGFTTFRVFRLVMSEAVLLSVLGGCLGTALATVFLFESGLSLGAEAVSIAIVPTWNMAIYAAITSCVIGIIAGIAPATHAARADIVTSLRMAR, encoded by the coding sequence ATGTTTAAGTTTGCACCGTATCTGTTTAAGACTTTGTGGCGGCATCGCGTGCGGACGCTGTTGACGGTCAGTGGATCGGCGGTCGCTCTGTTTGTGTTTTGTTTTGTCCTATCCGTTCAGCAAGGGCTTGAGCGACTCACACATCAAGACAATTCGGTGCTGGTCGTGTTTCAGGCGAATAAATTTTGTCCCGCCACCAGCCATCTTCCGCAAGATTATGATCGTATCATCGAGGAAATGCCCGGCGTGCGGGATGTGCTGCCGATTCAAGTCTTCACGAACAATTGCCGCGCCAGCCTGGATGTCGTTGTCTTTTATGGAACCGAAGTTGAGAAAATCCGCAGGCTGAGGAATTTCGAACTTGTGACCGGCAGCTGGACGGATTTTGAAGGCCACCAAGACGCGGCCATCGTGGGACGCGCGTTGGCGACGCGGCGTGGTATTTCGGTGGGAGAGAAGTTTTCCATAGGCGATGTCACGGTGGCCGTTGCGGGGATCTATACCAGTGATAACCGAGCGGAAGAGGATTACGTCTACTGCCACCTCGATTTTCTACAACGGACGCACGGACTCGATCTGGTCGGCACCGTCACCCAGCAAGAAGTCTGGCTCGACAATTCCGCCGACCCCGACCAGACCGCCGTTGCCATCGATGCCCAATTGAAATCCGGGCAGATCGAGACCGACACACGAACCAAAGGCGCCTTCCAGTCGTCCAGCATCGCCGATCTTGTCCACCTGATCGATCTGTCCCATTACCTGGGTTGGGCCTGCCTCTTATTAATGGCGGTTTTGCTGGGAACGACCACGATCATGACCGTCGAAGATCGCATCGGAGAGCATGCGGTTCTGCAAACGTTGGGGTTTACGACATTTCGCGTCTTTCGACTGGTGATGTCCGAGGCGGTTCTACTCAGTGTCCTCGGCGGCTGCTTGGGCACCGCGTTGGCAACCGTCTTCCTCTTCGAATCAGGACTGTCATTAGGAGCCGAGGCGGTGAGCATTGCGATTGTGCCGACATGGAACATGGCCATCTATGCAGCGATCACGTCGTGCGTAATCGGCATCATCGCCGGAATCGCCCCCGCCACCCACGCCGCCCGCGCGGACATCGTCACTTCGTTACGCATGGCGAGATAG
- a CDS encoding ABC transporter permease, with protein sequence MVFFRPLPWEYGIRNLLRRPLRTALTLVALTIVTLLVMVVLGFVRGLDRSLTTGGQPQTVIVFSLGMGENLEYSSVPMRTADLLAASIPGIRERYGKKSSSPELYLGTKVNRALEAEPEMGLVRGVTPTALLVHENVEITQGNWPRVNEILVGRMAATKLGLTAAEIQPGRTLFFEGREWTISGTFAAAGATYESEVWCRLGDLQQAMKRQDLSLVALNLGPAGTFQDVDLFCKERLDLELQAIRQTDYFASLQKDYRPVRLLSWLVVALVSSAGVFIGLNTMYGAVIGRIPELATLQTIGFSRRAAILSIMQEGTILAMTSALLASVVAYGLVHKAAVRFTMGAFELQIDTTTLLIGYGIALFLGIVGSLPPAIRIFRLSVVDGLRAI encoded by the coding sequence ATGGTCTTCTTTCGACCGCTGCCGTGGGAGTACGGCATACGCAATCTATTGCGCCGGCCGTTGCGCACGGCGCTGACACTCGTTGCCCTGACCATCGTCACCTTACTGGTGATGGTTGTGCTGGGTTTCGTGCGCGGTTTGGACCGCTCACTCACCACCGGAGGCCAACCTCAAACGGTGATCGTCTTCTCATTGGGTATGGGGGAAAACTTAGAATACTCCTCGGTTCCCATGCGAACAGCCGATCTGCTGGCGGCGTCGATTCCGGGTATTCGCGAACGCTATGGAAAGAAGTCTTCCTCGCCCGAACTTTATCTCGGTACGAAGGTCAATCGCGCATTAGAAGCCGAGCCGGAAATGGGGCTGGTGCGAGGAGTCACGCCGACAGCACTGTTGGTGCACGAAAATGTCGAAATCACACAGGGAAATTGGCCGCGGGTGAACGAAATCTTGGTCGGTCGGATGGCGGCCACCAAATTGGGACTGACCGCCGCAGAGATCCAACCGGGACGGACGCTATTTTTTGAGGGCCGGGAATGGACCATCAGCGGAACCTTTGCCGCAGCGGGTGCCACCTATGAATCCGAAGTGTGGTGCCGGCTCGGCGATTTGCAACAGGCGATGAAGCGTCAGGATCTGAGCCTTGTTGCTTTGAATTTGGGACCCGCAGGCACGTTTCAGGACGTTGATCTGTTCTGCAAGGAACGACTCGATTTGGAACTGCAGGCGATTCGTCAGACCGATTACTTCGCTTCCCTGCAAAAGGACTATCGTCCCGTCCGTTTGTTGTCCTGGCTGGTCGTAGCGCTCGTCTCCAGTGCGGGGGTGTTCATCGGCTTGAATACGATGTACGGAGCGGTCATCGGCCGGATTCCCGAATTGGCAACACTGCAAACGATCGGCTTTTCACGCAGGGCGGCCATTTTGAGCATCATGCAAGAAGGGACCATCCTCGCCATGACCTCTGCCTTGCTGGCTTCTGTTGTGGCGTATGGATTGGTTCATAAAGCAGCGGTCCGATTCACGATGGGCGCCTTCGAGTTGCAAATCGACACGACCACATTGTTGATCGGATATGGAATTGCATTGTTTTTAGGAATCGTCGGCTCACTTCCGCCGGCGATTCGAATTTTCCGCCTCTCCGTCGTGGACGGACTCAGGGCAATTTAA
- a CDS encoding PepSY-associated TM helix domain-containing protein — translation MTDTSLDAHDVQHDGSAQDSPQLEAPALEREGNSQNDAAASPKPAASGNLYANVWRWHFYAGLLTAPILWIVTITGALYVFRTELTEFRDHDLLRVTPAEQRMSYEELKQVAVTAHGSSDLEALIVYPDSTRSIQFVGHHGEEGEHGPEEHKLIHIDPYSGALLGTQIAEHDFFHIVLELHRNLLLGTTGRFVTELTTCWGIILLATGVFLWWPRSKKNVGVWVPRVRGKLYAILRDWHAVTGIYVVPLLLIVTATGLFFSPLMGNAFNTTAKKAGHWPIKEWFIPPQSKPVAEGTPVATLDEIVPTFLAQSRPNDAVRIRFAESPEHAHRAFLIQDEDKNSYRSVDVDQYTGELLNVVDGSDLKLLYRVRLWAVSIHMGQIFGTPTKILALIAAVVMLALSITGLWMWWMRKPSGRTGFPRRPARSLPNWGWGIVVLCALVLPVAGVSILLVGIFDQLWGRFYNAPPPTT, via the coding sequence ATGACGGATACTTCGTTGGATGCTCACGATGTGCAGCACGATGGCTCTGCACAGGATTCTCCGCAACTGGAGGCCCCCGCGCTCGAGAGGGAAGGCAATTCGCAAAACGATGCAGCCGCCTCCCCCAAACCGGCCGCGTCTGGGAATCTGTATGCGAATGTCTGGCGCTGGCATTTTTATGCCGGTTTACTCACCGCTCCGATATTGTGGATCGTTACCATCACTGGGGCGCTCTACGTCTTTCGCACGGAGCTGACCGAGTTTCGCGATCACGATTTGCTGCGCGTGACGCCGGCGGAACAACGAATGAGTTACGAAGAACTCAAACAGGTGGCCGTCACCGCCCATGGTTCCAGCGACCTGGAAGCACTCATCGTCTATCCGGACAGCACGCGTTCGATTCAGTTTGTCGGCCATCACGGCGAAGAAGGGGAGCATGGTCCCGAGGAGCACAAGCTCATTCACATTGATCCCTATTCGGGGGCGCTGCTGGGAACGCAGATTGCCGAGCACGATTTTTTTCATATTGTTCTCGAACTGCATCGCAATCTATTACTCGGCACGACTGGCCGCTTTGTCACAGAACTGACAACGTGTTGGGGTATTATTTTGTTAGCGACCGGGGTCTTTCTATGGTGGCCTCGCAGCAAAAAAAATGTGGGGGTCTGGGTGCCCCGGGTTCGGGGAAAGCTTTATGCGATCCTGCGCGATTGGCATGCGGTGACGGGGATCTACGTGGTCCCGCTGCTATTGATCGTCACCGCCACGGGTTTGTTTTTCTCACCGCTGATGGGAAACGCATTTAATACCACGGCGAAAAAAGCAGGGCATTGGCCGATTAAGGAATGGTTCATTCCTCCTCAATCGAAACCGGTTGCTGAGGGCACGCCGGTGGCAACGTTGGATGAAATTGTGCCGACATTTCTTGCCCAATCACGACCCAACGATGCTGTCAGAATTCGTTTTGCAGAATCGCCCGAACATGCGCATCGCGCGTTTCTAATACAGGACGAAGACAAAAACTCCTACCGTTCAGTCGATGTCGATCAATACACCGGTGAGTTGCTGAACGTTGTCGATGGCAGCGACCTGAAATTACTCTACCGGGTCCGTTTGTGGGCTGTCTCCATACATATGGGGCAAATATTTGGAACACCCACCAAGATCCTGGCCCTGATCGCTGCGGTCGTCATGTTGGCGCTGTCGATCACCGGCCTGTGGATGTGGTGGATGCGGAAGCCGAGTGGCCGTACCGGTTTCCCACGACGTCCTGCGCGTTCGCTCCCCAATTGGGGTTGGGGAATCGTGGTCCTCTGCGCACTGGTCCTGCCTGTCGCAGGCGTTTCCATTCTTCTGGTGGGCATCTTCGATCAGCTATGGGGCCGCTTCTACAACGCTCCCCCGCCAACCACCTGA
- a CDS encoding DUF1559 domain-containing protein, which produces MHLAPQRARRRAFTLIELLVVIAIIAILIALLLPAVQQAREAARRVQCRNNLKQIGLALHNYMDVFATTLPSAGNPLESGYPDDFSPLSRLLPYCDQANLQNLMDFNLKLGHPAIQPLPTEMQPVAKTVVSMFLCPSDPAVTNAIEPYQDLYEYAGCNYAANQGDGIDYDNGSAYPPIHPLGKGNGLFWAGASTKIRDCIDGTTNTIAFAESTRGPGSDTTGTDNDVKRYRMEGGYAEVAAAPPYANTEGFRLTSWLRGTVPFGPVMNGYLTPNSQIPDAFSSSSKLTAARSYHSGIANVLLMDGSVRGAGDSIDETLYRALWTRSGGEIIGEF; this is translated from the coding sequence ATGCACCTTGCACCTCAGCGTGCCCGGCGACGTGCCTTTACGCTCATTGAATTACTCGTCGTGATCGCCATCATTGCGATCCTAATTGCCCTCCTGCTTCCAGCCGTCCAACAAGCGCGCGAAGCGGCCCGCCGCGTCCAATGCCGGAATAATCTCAAGCAGATTGGGCTCGCTTTACACAACTACATGGATGTCTTTGCCACGACTCTGCCGAGTGCGGGGAATCCATTGGAGTCCGGCTATCCGGACGACTTTTCTCCCCTGTCGCGTCTGCTCCCTTATTGCGATCAGGCGAACCTGCAAAACCTAATGGACTTCAATTTGAAGCTGGGGCACCCGGCAATTCAACCACTTCCCACTGAAATGCAACCGGTTGCCAAGACGGTCGTTTCGATGTTCCTGTGTCCCAGTGATCCAGCGGTCACGAACGCCATCGAGCCTTATCAAGATTTATATGAGTATGCGGGGTGCAACTATGCAGCCAACCAGGGTGATGGCATAGATTACGACAACGGCAGTGCTTATCCTCCGATTCACCCGCTCGGTAAGGGGAACGGCCTTTTTTGGGCGGGAGCCAGCACCAAGATCCGTGACTGTATCGATGGGACGACGAATACCATTGCCTTTGCCGAGTCGACGCGTGGACCGGGCTCCGATACGACCGGGACGGACAACGATGTGAAAAGGTATCGTATGGAAGGGGGCTACGCTGAAGTTGCCGCTGCACCTCCCTATGCGAATACGGAAGGTTTTCGGTTAACCTCTTGGCTGCGGGGGACTGTTCCCTTTGGTCCGGTGATGAACGGATACTTAACGCCGAATAGCCAGATCCCCGATGCTTTCTCCAGTTCGTCGAAGCTGACCGCTGCCCGCAGCTATCACTCCGGCATTGCCAATGTCCTGTTGATGGATGGGAGCGTCCGTGGAGCGGGAGATTCGATTGACGAGACACTCTATCGCGCGCTCTGGACTCGCTCGGGTGGCGAAATCATCGGCGAGTTCTAA
- a CDS encoding efflux RND transporter periplasmic adaptor subunit, with amino-acid sequence MSTTSKVNVKELAIQRDQEDRPRIAPKRRIVSRVVLPALMIVSFLSVLAWAARDVYMPRTSVTVIPVRMSLSELQAQGTPLYNAAGWVEPRPTPTRVAALASGVVEELLVVEDQFVTAGEPIARLVDDDATLSLEQAQATLELRKAEIQEAEAGVEAARVNFDIPAHLELPVAEAEAALAAIETELSNLPHQIKQAEARLRFATYDLKTKQALGDVATQTSIEQAQSEQDAAAAGVVELTNRRAVLVQHQRALRRQVAAAAKRLELKTDEQHAFKAAKAQLMAARSRLKQAEVAVAEAELRLARMTIHAPVEGRILNLVTQPGSHLMGSAGSMQGEDRSTVVKMYSPDQLQVRVDVRFEDLPKTGRGQPVEIRSPAIAEPLTGTVLFLTGFANIQKNTLEVKVSIENPPAVLKPEMLVDVTFLAPDTEAPAEENTEEYRLFIPGALVAQDGEASFVWVADVANQVARRQPVTVSDQASGTFIEVTGGLTAASRIIASGYEELNDGDRIRITDEANIFDEETTSASHPQRFPDKAHN; translated from the coding sequence ATGAGCACGACCTCAAAGGTCAATGTGAAAGAACTGGCCATTCAGCGTGACCAGGAGGATCGGCCGCGGATCGCGCCCAAGCGGCGGATCGTCTCCCGCGTGGTTTTGCCGGCGCTGATGATCGTCAGTTTTCTTTCGGTCTTGGCGTGGGCGGCGCGTGACGTCTACATGCCGCGAACGTCCGTCACAGTCATTCCAGTGCGGATGAGTCTGTCGGAACTCCAGGCCCAAGGGACGCCGCTGTATAACGCGGCGGGCTGGGTTGAGCCGCGCCCCACGCCGACGCGCGTGGCGGCGTTGGCGTCGGGGGTGGTGGAAGAGTTACTTGTCGTGGAGGACCAGTTCGTCACCGCAGGTGAGCCGATTGCGCGCTTAGTCGATGACGATGCGACTTTATCACTAGAGCAAGCCCAGGCGACGCTTGAATTGCGGAAAGCGGAGATTCAGGAAGCCGAGGCGGGTGTGGAGGCGGCGCGGGTTAATTTTGACATCCCCGCTCACCTCGAACTTCCCGTTGCCGAGGCGGAAGCTGCCTTGGCAGCCATTGAGACGGAACTATCCAATCTGCCACACCAAATCAAACAAGCGGAAGCGCGGCTGCGATTTGCCACCTATGATTTGAAAACCAAGCAAGCTCTCGGCGATGTCGCCACGCAAACAAGCATCGAACAAGCACAGAGCGAACAAGATGCTGCCGCAGCCGGCGTGGTGGAATTGACCAATCGACGCGCGGTGCTTGTCCAGCATCAGCGGGCACTGCGCCGACAAGTGGCGGCGGCCGCTAAGCGGTTGGAACTGAAGACCGATGAACAGCACGCATTCAAAGCGGCCAAAGCGCAACTCATGGCAGCCCGTTCTCGCTTAAAGCAAGCAGAGGTCGCTGTTGCCGAAGCGGAGTTGCGACTCGCACGCATGACAATTCACGCACCGGTCGAGGGGCGGATTCTCAATCTTGTCACACAACCGGGGTCGCATTTGATGGGCAGCGCCGGTTCGATGCAAGGAGAGGACCGCAGCACGGTCGTCAAAATGTATTCGCCCGACCAACTCCAGGTCCGCGTCGATGTGCGGTTTGAGGACCTGCCTAAGACTGGGCGGGGACAACCGGTGGAAATTCGTAGCCCCGCCATTGCGGAACCACTGACGGGGACAGTTTTGTTCCTGACAGGCTTTGCCAACATTCAGAAAAACACCTTGGAGGTGAAAGTCAGCATCGAGAATCCGCCGGCGGTGTTGAAGCCGGAAATGCTGGTGGATGTCACATTTCTGGCGCCCGATACGGAAGCACCGGCTGAGGAAAACACCGAGGAGTATCGGCTCTTCATTCCCGGTGCACTCGTTGCGCAGGACGGCGAAGCAAGCTTTGTTTGGGTGGCTGATGTTGCCAATCAGGTCGCACGACGACAGCCAGTGACGGTCAGCGATCAAGCGTCCGGCACGTTCATCGAAGTCACGGGTGGGCTTACCGCTGCCAGTCGTATCATTGCCTCGGGCTACGAAGAATTGAATGACGGCGACCGAATCCGGATTACCGACGAGGCAAACATTTTTGACGAAGAGACAACCTCTGCCTCCCACCCCCAACGTTTTCCGGACAAGGCACACAATTAA
- a CDS encoding ABC transporter ATP-binding protein: MSLIHIKQVSKFFHKGDEKITPLDNAELLIERGEFVSLMGASGTGKSTLLNLIAGIDRPTSGHIIVDNVDITGMSRTKLATWRARNIGYVFQTHNLIPVLTAYENIELPLLLLPMNRSERQRRVELALTAVDLLNRANHYPRQLSGGQEQRVGIARAIVTDPTVVVADEPTGDLDSETSSQILDLLQRLNVELGTTFLMATHDSEAAAMAGRQLKLDRGQLIEVGERAMVSVHPEAS, from the coding sequence ATGTCGCTTATCCATATTAAGCAGGTCAGCAAATTCTTCCACAAGGGAGATGAAAAGATCACGCCGCTGGACAACGCCGAGTTGCTGATTGAGCGCGGAGAATTCGTTTCGCTCATGGGAGCCAGCGGCACCGGTAAGTCGACCTTGCTGAACCTGATTGCCGGGATTGATCGGCCCACCTCCGGGCACATCATCGTGGACAACGTCGACATCACCGGGATGTCACGGACCAAGCTGGCGACGTGGCGGGCTCGTAATATTGGTTATGTGTTCCAGACGCACAACCTGATCCCGGTCCTAACGGCCTACGAAAATATCGAGCTCCCGTTGTTACTTTTGCCGATGAATCGATCCGAACGGCAGCGCCGCGTTGAACTCGCGTTAACGGCTGTCGATCTGTTGAACCGCGCCAATCATTATCCTCGCCAACTTTCCGGCGGTCAGGAACAGCGGGTGGGAATCGCCCGGGCGATTGTGACCGATCCCACGGTCGTTGTCGCGGACGAACCAACCGGCGATCTTGATTCTGAGACCTCGTCCCAGATTTTGGATTTATTGCAGCGGCTCAATGTCGAACTGGGAACCACGTTTCTCATGGCGACGCACGACTCCGAAGCTGCGGCAATGGCTGGACGTCAATTGAAACTCGACCGGGGGCAGCTCATTGAAGTGGGTGAGCGCGCTATGGTCTCAGTGCATCCGGAGGCCTCCTGA
- a CDS encoding protein kinase domain-containing protein: MHDHSAVFEQQLEDFEEAWEAGTPPMIDQALQAVPDEERWDLLVELVKIDLERRWRDTNPRTAGSTLPERPRLDDYARIYRQLAPVEQLPVDLVAEEYRVRRLCGEHPREEDYLKRFRLKRAAWLSSVKRVEEELFDRTPSKYSTRQANVGELPIQTRCPHCQNHINIADETKLEEIICDACGSGISLLGSQATETLAQDLCRTLGHFELISRLGTGHFGTVWKARDKDLERMVAVKIPRKGALSTTESANFFKEARTVAQLNHPNIVPIHEVGRDNDTVYIVSEYIQGATLREWLNGKQLDMTQIAELCEQLANGLQHAHEAGVTHRDIKPSNIMLDLTGTPHIMDFGLAKRDAGEIQMTLDGQILGTPAYMSPEQAEGNSHKADSRSDVYSLGVVLYELLTGNLPFRGDMLMLIVQITAEEPPSPRKLHAHIPVDMETICLKCLEKDPAKRYQSAQEVAAELRRFIEGKPIHARPVGPVAKTWRWCKRNRAIAALIVAVISTFACGTAVSSAMYVREAAALYSTKEVLSQMYVKEAELQDSNALMRGLTWLAAALALDEGNPQREPISRMRVAAALQSSPSLEQMWFHTGGIGFTTISPDGQMVLTAGVDKTARVWNVTTGLPVTEPFVHTDRIRHAEFSHDGKYIATACNDGTAYVWEISTGKQLARIKHGNRKNNPNLPAFVSCVRICPPDPAQPEQLIIATASFDHTATVWDGRTGEQLAQLSHDGPVSDVVFDSTGRNLFTASGDETARIWNWRKPIEEGGENPKVLHHDNAISVMAITHNDQTMITGTNSGDVYLWDVATAEEVDSEQNVHNGLIAHITCSPDGKLFATASHDRTARLWRVADGYTLHSEPFVHQFRTNSVAFSDDSRLLATASEDGTVRIWDTTTGSPATPLIPHSGSVSHVEFLPGRDQKLKLLTSCTDGTARLWELATKPRRLPLPHMSPVNCFASCPQSNWYVMTNKGNQNSLMTVQITDEGELNTQTIPVNIEIDGIALHTSCATLSADAKYLAAGFTEGYVTTWDLVNANPVSALLAHDGAVQTIELSDDGKLLLVRCRNGAKEQTVTCWDTQNSDEPLWSLDGAIAHATFSRKGTQVAVANGNETLILNALTGISTGVKITHNHRMRHCQFSPNGQLLLTCSDDKTARLWNVSSGKPVGNPLVHTASVIYGMFDPTGTRVATLAYDTTTVSGENSARVWDVGTTTPLTKRLPHFVLSASSTATSSLMFSQDGKLLLTVGKSPDAAYVWGVDTSELALPPLSSNAPILAAGFANSDQSILLLHGKDPAEDTLHSLSLHELPKDTRDVDTIIQHTKLLSSQRIDKLSDAMPLTPTELHNLWNKFRSPAQ, from the coding sequence ACATCCTCGGGAAGAAGACTACCTGAAGCGTTTCCGGCTCAAACGTGCGGCCTGGCTCAGCTCAGTCAAGCGTGTGGAAGAGGAGCTCTTTGATAGAACACCAAGCAAGTACTCAACTCGACAGGCAAATGTCGGCGAGCTACCGATCCAGACGCGATGCCCCCATTGTCAAAACCATATTAATATCGCGGATGAAACGAAGTTAGAGGAGATTATTTGCGATGCGTGTGGAAGCGGCATCAGCCTATTGGGCAGCCAAGCGACTGAGACGCTCGCACAAGATTTGTGTCGCACATTGGGCCACTTTGAGTTAATCAGCCGACTCGGCACCGGTCATTTTGGTACAGTCTGGAAAGCGCGCGACAAGGACTTGGAACGGATGGTCGCCGTAAAGATTCCCCGCAAAGGGGCGTTGAGTACCACTGAGTCGGCCAACTTTTTTAAAGAAGCACGGACTGTTGCCCAACTGAATCACCCGAACATTGTCCCGATCCATGAAGTGGGGCGTGACAACGACACGGTCTACATCGTTAGCGAATATATTCAAGGAGCCACATTACGCGAATGGCTCAACGGCAAACAGTTGGACATGACACAGATTGCCGAGCTGTGTGAGCAACTAGCTAACGGACTGCAGCATGCTCATGAGGCCGGCGTAACCCACCGAGACATCAAACCGAGCAACATTATGCTCGACCTGACCGGTACGCCACATATCATGGATTTTGGGCTCGCCAAACGCGACGCTGGTGAAATCCAGATGACTCTCGACGGCCAGATTCTCGGTACGCCGGCCTATATGTCGCCCGAACAGGCAGAAGGAAATAGCCACAAGGCGGATAGCCGGAGTGATGTCTATTCACTAGGCGTCGTGCTGTACGAGCTTCTCACCGGCAACTTGCCGTTTCGGGGCGACATGCTGATGTTGATCGTGCAAATCACGGCCGAAGAACCTCCCAGTCCGCGCAAACTTCATGCTCACATTCCAGTGGATATGGAGACGATTTGTTTAAAATGTCTCGAGAAGGATCCCGCCAAACGGTACCAATCGGCCCAAGAAGTTGCCGCCGAACTGCGACGTTTCATTGAAGGAAAACCGATTCACGCCCGTCCGGTCGGGCCGGTCGCCAAGACCTGGCGGTGGTGCAAACGCAACCGCGCTATCGCCGCACTGATCGTGGCGGTGATTAGCACGTTTGCCTGCGGGACCGCCGTGTCGTCAGCAATGTACGTGCGTGAAGCGGCTGCCCTGTATAGCACTAAAGAAGTGCTTTCGCAGATGTACGTCAAGGAAGCTGAATTGCAGGATTCGAACGCTCTGATGCGCGGCCTCACTTGGTTGGCAGCGGCACTGGCGCTCGACGAAGGGAACCCGCAGCGAGAACCGATCAGCCGCATGCGCGTGGCAGCCGCGCTCCAATCCAGCCCGTCATTAGAGCAGATGTGGTTTCACACCGGCGGAATTGGCTTCACCACCATCAGCCCGGATGGACAAATGGTTTTGACCGCTGGTGTCGACAAAACCGCCCGGGTATGGAATGTGACCACCGGGCTGCCGGTAACTGAGCCTTTCGTACACACAGACCGAATTCGTCACGCTGAATTCAGTCACGACGGAAAATACATTGCAACTGCCTGCAACGACGGAACGGCGTACGTCTGGGAAATTTCCACCGGCAAGCAATTGGCCCGCATCAAGCATGGGAATCGTAAAAACAACCCGAATCTGCCAGCTTTCGTATCTTGTGTGCGGATTTGCCCACCCGATCCAGCTCAGCCTGAGCAACTTATTATCGCAACGGCTAGTTTTGATCACACAGCGACTGTGTGGGACGGGCGAACGGGTGAGCAGCTTGCCCAATTGTCACATGATGGCCCCGTCTCAGACGTGGTTTTTGACTCGACAGGTCGTAATTTGTTTACTGCGAGTGGGGATGAGACCGCACGAATTTGGAATTGGCGAAAACCAATTGAGGAGGGAGGAGAAAATCCCAAGGTCCTCCATCACGATAATGCGATCTCGGTGATGGCGATCACGCACAACGATCAAACGATGATTACGGGGACAAACAGCGGAGACGTTTATCTATGGGACGTCGCAACCGCGGAAGAGGTCGACTCAGAACAAAATGTACACAATGGCTTGATTGCCCACATCACCTGTAGCCCCGACGGTAAACTGTTTGCGACAGCCAGCCATGACAGAACGGCTCGTCTGTGGCGCGTCGCAGACGGATACACTCTACATAGCGAGCCGTTTGTGCACCAATTTCGTACGAACTCGGTGGCGTTTAGCGATGACAGTCGCTTGCTGGCGACAGCAAGCGAGGATGGCACGGTGCGTATTTGGGATACCACAACCGGCAGCCCCGCCACACCACTGATCCCCCACAGCGGAAGCGTCTCGCATGTGGAGTTTTTGCCGGGCCGGGACCAAAAGCTCAAATTGCTGACAAGCTGCACCGACGGAACCGCACGACTCTGGGAATTGGCCACTAAGCCGAGAAGGCTCCCTTTGCCGCATATGTCTCCAGTGAATTGTTTTGCGAGCTGCCCGCAAAGCAATTGGTACGTGATGACGAACAAGGGCAATCAAAACTCGCTGATGACTGTTCAAATCACTGACGAAGGAGAACTAAACACGCAGACAATTCCAGTGAACATTGAAATCGATGGGATCGCACTGCACACATCCTGCGCAACACTGAGCGCAGATGCAAAATATTTAGCTGCCGGTTTCACCGAAGGTTACGTGACCACTTGGGACCTAGTCAATGCAAACCCCGTCTCGGCACTGCTGGCGCATGACGGAGCAGTCCAAACCATTGAATTGAGCGACGACGGGAAACTCCTCCTTGTCCGCTGTCGCAATGGCGCGAAAGAGCAGACTGTCACGTGTTGGGATACCCAAAACTCTGACGAGCCCCTCTGGTCACTCGATGGGGCGATTGCACATGCCACGTTCAGTCGCAAGGGGACTCAAGTCGCAGTTGCGAATGGAAATGAAACACTGATACTAAACGCCCTTACGGGAATCTCCACTGGCGTGAAGATCACACACAACCACCGAATGCGACACTGTCAGTTTTCCCCTAATGGACAACTGTTGCTAACGTGCAGCGATGACAAGACAGCGCGGCTGTGGAATGTTTCCTCCGGAAAACCAGTGGGAAACCCGCTCGTCCATACCGCCTCGGTTATTTATGGCATGTTCGACCCCACGGGAACACGAGTCGCCACTCTCGCCTACGATACCACGACGGTCTCCGGAGAAAATTCGGCACGAGTATGGGATGTTGGCACCACAACTCCGCTCACGAAGCGTCTTCCGCACTTCGTCCTATCAGCATCGTCAACAGCGACAAGTTCTTTAATGTTTAGTCAGGATGGCAAGCTGCTATTGACCGTAGGAAAGAGCCCCGACGCAGCCTATGTGTGGGGTGTGGACACCAGTGAATTAGCTCTGCCACCGTTGTCATCGAACGCCCCGATTTTAGCTGCAGGTTTTGCCAACAGCGATCAGTCAATCCTGCTCTTGCATGGCAAAGATCCCGCCGAAGATACGCTGCACTCGTTGAGTCTGCATGAACTGCCCAAAGATACCCGCGATGTCGACACCATCATACAACACACCAAATTGCTCTCAAGCCAGCGGATCGACAAACTGTCCGACGCCATGCCGCTGACGCCGACTGAGCTTCATAATTTGTGGAACAAATTCCGCAGCCCTGCCCAATAA